The following proteins come from a genomic window of Mariniflexile sp. TRM1-10:
- a CDS encoding DEAD/DEAH box helicase: protein MSISKTELEERKAGKDLYSYQRGAINKIFKAFEESPDDYHLLYQLPTGGGKTVIFSEIVRQYLKHHKKKVLVMTHRIELCKQTSTMLTEFEVVNKVIDSKADLSDQGNYSCFVAMVETLNNRLNDDKLDISDIGLVIIDEAHYNSFTKLFKFFSQSFILGVTATPLSSSIELPMTDNYDELIVGESIESLIENGFLARAEMFTYNVGLTSLVVGANGDYTVKSSEDLYTDNDMLTKLLHAYEERSKGKKTLIFNNGINTSLHVYDTFRRAGYPVAHLDNTNTKKERAMILKWFKKTPDAVLTSVSILTTGFDEPTVESIILNRATKSLTLYYQMIGRGSRILKNKKTFSVIDLGNNFHRFGPWGDNLDWQRIFKSPNYYLDSILSDEDLESNFRYEMPDELRAEFSKSKEVYFDIQKTYVDSIRNGETSKVVLERSIEQHAKICVENSEDVYDALGLAKMLGDDIDFRIQRYTKCISKSTFNFVEWLKDDYRKKLNSYLRANFDAVFESIHGYPPED from the coding sequence ATGTCTATATCAAAAACAGAATTAGAAGAAAGAAAAGCGGGTAAAGATTTATACAGCTACCAAAGGGGCGCTATCAATAAAATTTTTAAAGCTTTTGAGGAATCTCCTGATGATTACCATTTGCTATATCAATTACCGACAGGTGGGGGAAAAACGGTCATATTTTCAGAAATTGTAAGACAGTACCTTAAACACCACAAAAAGAAGGTGTTGGTCATGACGCACCGTATCGAGTTGTGCAAGCAAACTTCGACCATGCTTACCGAGTTTGAAGTTGTAAATAAGGTCATTGATAGTAAAGCCGATTTAAGCGACCAAGGCAATTACAGTTGCTTTGTTGCTATGGTTGAAACCTTAAACAATAGGCTAAACGACGATAAACTGGATATTTCCGATATAGGTTTGGTTATCATTGATGAGGCACATTACAATTCATTTACCAAACTATTTAAGTTTTTCAGTCAGTCGTTTATTTTAGGGGTGACCGCAACACCTTTAAGTTCGAGTATCGAATTACCTATGACCGATAATTACGATGAGTTGATTGTTGGGGAAAGTATCGAGTCGCTTATTGAAAACGGGTTTTTGGCACGGGCCGAAATGTTTACCTATAACGTGGGTTTAACCTCGTTGGTGGTTGGTGCGAACGGTGATTATACAGTTAAATCATCGGAAGACCTGTATACCGATAACGATATGCTTACCAAACTATTACATGCTTACGAAGAACGTTCGAAGGGTAAAAAGACCCTGATTTTTAATAATGGTATCAATACCTCTTTACACGTTTACGACACCTTTAGAAGGGCAGGGTATCCTGTGGCGCATCTTGACAATACCAATACCAAGAAAGAGCGCGCCATGATTCTTAAATGGTTTAAGAAAACACCAGATGCGGTATTAACATCGGTGAGTATTTTAACCACTGGTTTTGATGAACCTACGGTAGAGAGTATTATTTTAAACCGTGCGACCAAATCGTTAACCCTTTACTACCAAATGATTGGTCGTGGTTCCCGTATCTTAAAAAATAAAAAGACCTTTAGTGTTATCGATTTAGGAAACAACTTTCACCGTTTCGGTCCTTGGGGCGACAATTTAGATTGGCAACGCATCTTTAAATCGCCCAATTATTATCTGGATTCCATATTGAGTGACGAAGACCTTGAAAGCAACTTTAGGTATGAAATGCCCGATGAATTGCGTGCCGAGTTTTCAAAATCAAAGGAAGTGTATTTCGATATTCAAAAAACCTATGTGGATTCCATTAGAAATGGTGAAACTTCAAAAGTGGTTTTAGAGCGTTCCATTGAGCAGCATGCCAAAATCTGTGTAGAAAATAGCGAAGATGTGTATGATGCTTTAGGTTTGGCCAAAATGCTGGGGGATGATATTGATTTTAGAATTCAGCGTTACACCAAATGCATTAGCAAAAGCACTTTTAATTTTGTTGAATGGCTGAAGGATGATTACAGAAAAAAACTAAACTCGTATTTACGTGCCAATTTCGACGCTGTTTTTGAAAGTATTCATGGGTACCCGCCGGAGGATTAG